From one Pedobacter faecalis genomic stretch:
- a CDS encoding TIM barrel protein, which translates to MIKRLYTLSTAILLASSTPALSQIKPALGIVSSLENDALLHESGFHLIGESVGNLLSPNISRADFLIKLQALKKARCQVHMCNTFFPGQLKIAGDKVNEQTVLAYADTVFSRASQAGIYAIVLGSGGARRLPEGYDVKKAIADFIKLSGKLAVLAKVHGVKIFLEALNSTETNFITTLKDAAYIVNSVNHKNFRLNADIYHMLKENEPAQHIIDAGSIIEYCEIAEKDERTYPGFKGDDFVPYLKALQKIKYQGPIFIEGRWTDLKTEAPLAKAYMTSQLQLAATSPTAAAAQTAQLKIKVSNSKDDTVKIQTPLDGTWFFQQAKAHVLGRDSSVSVSVPLTRATWVRINGYFIIVEPGLTNIWFDDSLDKPLRSVDRNMEGIRLFAERNTEFYQTVAKAYYKKDSTAAGLIKLIEQDRRAQLEPYSKLLSAKKISTAFYSEIDHYLKVQANILEAAIPMIVFSETKKLNADLDRMWAAAYTKLPLEDIQNTFNPDFFYHADYYAFTYLTYYLPLKQGKKLDVKDESAYLKLKYEGLSKTFKGKMREFMLASFVRNEMMQNRFQPVLLELFADFQRQYPHSAYTAYMKSYARSIESFLASKQAQPGTKQKIIPEYGKVDSFEQLLGKFKGKDVFIDVWATWCGPCKEEFKYGKELAQFLDSNNVEMLFISTDKDEADEQWKTMIKYYQLDGWHVRTNKSLLQDMLNKFWDGKGYAIPRYILVSDGKVVNPNMLRPSDKEKLYNQVESLLGK; encoded by the coding sequence ATGATCAAGAGGTTATATACGCTATCCACCGCCATACTGCTTGCTTCAAGTACCCCTGCTTTAAGCCAGATTAAACCGGCATTGGGGATTGTGTCTTCGCTCGAAAACGATGCTCTCCTCCACGAGTCGGGTTTCCATCTGATCGGTGAATCCGTTGGGAATCTGCTCTCGCCGAACATTTCGCGGGCTGACTTTCTCATTAAACTTCAAGCTTTGAAGAAAGCTCGATGCCAGGTGCATATGTGTAACACTTTTTTTCCCGGGCAACTTAAAATCGCGGGTGATAAAGTCAATGAGCAAACGGTTCTGGCTTATGCCGACACTGTTTTCAGCAGGGCATCGCAGGCAGGGATTTATGCCATTGTACTTGGCAGCGGTGGTGCCAGAAGGTTGCCGGAGGGATATGACGTTAAAAAAGCGATCGCAGATTTCATCAAATTATCAGGGAAGCTGGCAGTTCTGGCGAAGGTACATGGCGTTAAAATATTTCTGGAAGCTTTGAACAGTACTGAAACGAACTTCATCACGACCTTAAAAGATGCGGCCTACATCGTTAATTCGGTAAACCATAAGAACTTTAGGCTTAATGCCGATATCTATCATATGCTAAAAGAAAATGAACCCGCGCAGCATATTATCGATGCGGGTTCAATCATTGAATATTGTGAGATCGCGGAGAAGGATGAACGGACCTACCCCGGCTTTAAAGGAGACGATTTTGTACCCTATCTGAAAGCACTACAGAAGATAAAGTATCAGGGGCCCATATTTATTGAAGGGCGGTGGACTGATCTGAAAACGGAAGCTCCTTTGGCCAAAGCGTATATGACCAGTCAGCTTCAATTAGCGGCCACATCTCCCACCGCAGCAGCAGCACAGACAGCTCAGTTGAAGATAAAAGTTTCGAATTCGAAAGATGATACCGTGAAGATACAAACGCCTTTAGATGGCACCTGGTTTTTTCAGCAGGCCAAGGCGCATGTACTGGGTCGCGACAGTTCAGTGAGCGTTTCTGTTCCGCTGACACGCGCAACCTGGGTTCGTATCAACGGTTATTTCATTATTGTGGAGCCGGGCCTTACCAACATCTGGTTCGACGATAGCCTTGACAAGCCCCTGCGCAGCGTTGATCGTAATATGGAGGGGATCAGGCTATTTGCTGAACGGAATACGGAATTTTATCAAACAGTTGCCAAAGCATATTATAAGAAAGATAGCACAGCGGCAGGTTTGATCAAACTGATTGAGCAGGACAGACGTGCACAGTTGGAGCCCTATAGCAAGCTGCTGAGTGCCAAAAAAATCTCGACCGCTTTTTACAGTGAGATAGACCATTACCTGAAGGTACAGGCCAATATCCTGGAGGCTGCCATACCTATGATCGTTTTTTCAGAGACCAAAAAACTTAACGCTGACCTCGATCGCATGTGGGCGGCGGCATACACGAAGCTTCCGCTGGAAGATATACAAAACACCTTTAATCCAGACTTCTTTTACCATGCCGACTACTATGCTTTCACGTATCTGACCTACTATTTGCCGTTAAAACAAGGTAAAAAGCTGGATGTAAAAGACGAATCAGCTTATCTAAAATTGAAATATGAAGGCCTGTCCAAGACATTCAAAGGAAAAATGCGTGAGTTTATGCTGGCTAGCTTTGTGCGTAATGAAATGATGCAGAACAGATTTCAACCGGTGCTTTTAGAACTGTTTGCCGACTTTCAGCGTCAGTACCCGCACAGTGCTTACACGGCATACATGAAGTCTTATGCCAGGTCAATCGAGTCATTTCTGGCCAGCAAGCAAGCCCAACCCGGCACAAAGCAAAAGATCATTCCGGAGTATGGAAAAGTTGATTCCTTTGAGCAGCTATTAGGCAAATTTAAAGGGAAAGATGTCTTTATTGATGTGTGGGCCACCTGGTGTGGACCATGCAAAGAAGAGTTTAAATATGGTAAGGAATTGGCTCAATTTTTAGATAGTAATAACGTGGAAATGCTGTTTATCTCCACAGACAAAGATGAGGCAGACGAGCAGTGGAAAACCATGATCAAATATTACCAGCTGGATGGATGGCATGTGAGAACAAACAAAAGTCTGCTGCAGGATATGTTGAACAAGTTTTGGGACGGTAAGGGTTACGCTATACCACGATATATCCTGGTGAGCGATGGCAAGGTTGTGAATCCGAACATGTTGAGACCGAGCGATAAAGAGAAACTTTACAACCAGGTAGAAAGTCTGCTGGGCAAGTAA
- a CDS encoding RNA polymerase sigma factor, producing MAIEPLKNEKELIAEIASGNQRAFTELFEAYYAPIGEYVLKLTKSIDITEEIVQDTFVKIWLKRADLPAIGSFTNYLFILCRNRTMDHLRKEAKERIAKAELENMLLEDFAADGPEHALERYRELIDRAVDKLPAQAKRVYILSRHDRYKHDEIALQLGISPETVKKHIQYAVAFIKSELKSGTDLVILSVVLSPLILT from the coding sequence ATGGCCATAGAACCCCTTAAAAATGAGAAAGAACTCATAGCAGAAATTGCTTCGGGTAATCAACGCGCTTTCACTGAGCTGTTTGAGGCTTATTACGCGCCTATCGGGGAATATGTATTAAAACTGACCAAGTCCATCGATATCACTGAGGAAATTGTTCAGGATACCTTTGTAAAAATATGGCTGAAACGGGCTGACCTACCAGCGATCGGAAGCTTTACCAACTATCTGTTTATTTTGTGCCGCAACCGTACCATGGACCATTTAAGAAAGGAAGCAAAGGAACGTATAGCAAAAGCCGAACTGGAAAACATGCTTCTGGAAGATTTTGCGGCCGACGGACCCGAGCATGCGCTGGAACGGTACAGGGAATTGATTGACAGGGCCGTAGATAAACTCCCTGCCCAGGCAAAGCGGGTGTATATTTTAAGCAGACACGACCGATACAAACACGATGAGATTGCTTTGCAGCTCGGAATCTCTCCGGAGACGGTAAAAAAGCACATTCAGTATGCGGTAGCCTTTATAAAATCAGAACTTAAGTCGGGCACCGACCTGGTGATACTGAGTGTCGTTCTCAGTCCCTTGATCTTAACCTGA
- a CDS encoding FecR family protein has product MKDTRLSVLFNKYFDDQATEAETGELLSFARSGEHDEELQQLITARWDTFKPKDNPFDEAAKKRMLSAIYQSDKNTLKIVKGGAKWPRIAIAAAIATIILSFGIWLNYKPDQISYANDIAPGKQGATLTLANGKKISLKNMGNGELAREAGVMISKSANGQLVYTLTDADAETNQFNTLSTAPGETYQVRLPDGSVVWLNAASSLTYATKLAKEGKRKVKLEGEGYFEVAKDQEIPFIVESGSHQVEVLGTHFNINSYADEGSIKTTLLEGSVRVNGKVILKPNQQSVATSGSPIQVSPVDVNATVDWKNGDFIFKRESLAHIMREVARWYNVEVSYDPDVDVNQTFSGLVSRSKNISEVLISIESTKKLKFSVEGRHVFVSK; this is encoded by the coding sequence ATGAAAGATACAAGACTAAGCGTTTTATTTAACAAATATTTTGACGACCAGGCTACCGAGGCAGAGACCGGCGAATTATTATCTTTTGCCAGGTCGGGCGAGCATGACGAGGAGCTTCAGCAACTCATAACTGCACGGTGGGACACCTTTAAACCGAAAGATAATCCCTTTGATGAGGCAGCAAAAAAAAGAATGCTTTCTGCCATTTATCAGTCGGACAAAAACACCTTGAAGATAGTTAAGGGCGGCGCCAAATGGCCCCGGATTGCCATCGCAGCAGCAATTGCTACGATTATTCTTTCGTTCGGCATTTGGCTCAACTACAAGCCCGATCAAATATCTTACGCAAATGATATCGCTCCGGGCAAACAGGGCGCAACGCTCACTTTAGCTAATGGCAAGAAGATCAGCCTGAAAAATATGGGCAATGGAGAACTAGCCCGGGAAGCTGGCGTAATGATCAGCAAATCGGCAAACGGCCAGCTTGTGTACACCCTTACCGATGCCGATGCCGAAACAAACCAGTTCAATACCTTATCTACTGCCCCGGGCGAGACTTACCAGGTGCGCCTACCAGATGGCTCGGTAGTTTGGTTGAACGCGGCTTCCAGTTTAACGTATGCGACGAAGCTTGCAAAAGAAGGCAAACGCAAGGTTAAACTTGAGGGCGAAGGTTATTTCGAGGTCGCAAAAGATCAGGAAATTCCATTTATCGTTGAGAGCGGCAGCCACCAGGTAGAGGTACTTGGCACGCATTTCAATATCAACAGTTACGCCGATGAGGGGAGCATCAAAACAACCCTGCTGGAAGGAAGTGTACGTGTGAACGGAAAAGTGATACTGAAGCCTAACCAGCAATCGGTTGCAACTTCCGGGAGCCCTATCCAGGTTAGCCCGGTCGACGTTAACGCGACCGTGGACTGGAAGAACGGGGATTTCATATTTAAGCGTGAAAGCTTAGCACATATCATGCGCGAGGTCGCCAGATGGTATAACGTAGAGGTCAGTTATGACCCGGATGTAGATGTGAACCAAACCTTCAGCGGGCTGGTTTCCAGGTCTAAGAATATTTCTGAGGTCTTAATCAGTATAGAATCAACAAAGAAATTAAAGTTCAGTGTTGAGGGAAGGCATGTATTCGTCTCAAAATAA
- a CDS encoding SusC/RagA family TonB-linked outer membrane protein, with translation MKFYIKSLYRPKAGMAKILLVMKLIIVLLTTAILQVSASSYGQNVTLKRDNTELVKIFTELRKQTGYDFFYSDQMMEDAIPVTLHLKNVPIEKALELCFKDQPLSYTINNKIVTVKLREKSIFDRIIDRFQAIDIYGRVMDESGTPLVGASVKVKNKKQVTTTDSKGEFTLKGVDEKAILVISYVGYEDQEVSISNPPGNLQIYLKASVSGLEEIQVTINTGYQQIKPEQSTGSISVLNRKEYESRINTTDFLTGLQNKIPGLLINNDITFEGNNLFQIRGISTITGNKSPLIILDGYPTDLSLQMIDPNEIESVTVLKDAAAATIYGARSSNGVIIVERKKAKIGNTQVQFRSTAGFRPKEDYTRYRWADNASEIVTNYEKIKNMNAAANLWARHKTAQGGINNYSPGVLIMHHWRSSTGAISEEERDRQLAELASYNNAADYSDLFLRSSSDQTYNLDLSGGTDRVLYYVTANYTGRNATQVKNDDGIFRLSGRSTVKISNKLSVELNTDLQSINKTTVPLPDINKVMPYERFQDAAGNPAALYQLSKVTPIYNEYIMSLGLRDNLYYPLREMNEVSDKTRGSNNRVTTNFRYNTGNGLNFSVGGVFESARTDIRHLASENSAEVNQIVNYYTKPGTGGALIYNVPRGAFLKQTTASTQGFTLRTQANYDKEVAKDHMINVILGAEMRKTVNNSNLASYFGYNDQTLINQAVDFRAITNNFGPTYANINGPQAYNNLFKHTYLDDRYVSGYSNLVYSYKSKYSATGSIRIDQSNLFGNDPKYKYKPLWSVGAAWNINKEDFMQNLAWVRSLKLRAAYGFNGNVAKEALPEVIASDGLNTLNPSLSIPNLSLLAYANSGLRWEQTRNFNLGLDYELFKGIRGGIDFYQKQSTDVLAINQIDASKGGTSALINEASIRNRGIELNLQADWITRRRFNWNTGFVLANNTSKVLQVYNVNINDKSPSWQYVAGANSNYVKGYAVGTIFNYRYARLDETGYPMIYDKDGNAKRYHTNDAGIDDLSYAGSSIPVINFGISNRVDIGNFYAYAMVNYFGNFKTKVPIPDASMVRPLQGADNYWKQAGDEADPNMLPDVTSSMGAQYYFFLAGTDRYTVNGSYLTLGDLTAAYSFRGSAFLKRVKLSNLEIRAQASNVFTVGFNDYNYSVATGSYAKSYMTPTYTGSLLVNF, from the coding sequence ATGAAATTTTACATTAAAAGCCTATACCGGCCGAAAGCGGGTATGGCGAAAATATTGCTGGTAATGAAGCTAATAATAGTCTTACTAACGACCGCAATTTTACAAGTAAGTGCCAGCTCCTATGGTCAGAATGTGACCTTGAAAAGAGACAACACAGAACTTGTAAAAATATTCACCGAACTGAGGAAGCAAACCGGCTACGACTTTTTCTATAGCGATCAAATGATGGAAGATGCGATACCGGTAACGCTCCATCTTAAAAATGTGCCTATCGAAAAGGCCCTGGAGCTATGTTTTAAAGACCAGCCCCTCTCTTACACGATCAATAACAAAATCGTAACGGTAAAACTTAGAGAGAAGAGCATATTCGACAGGATCATAGACAGATTCCAGGCCATAGATATCTATGGGCGAGTGATGGACGAGTCTGGAACACCATTAGTCGGAGCATCAGTAAAAGTTAAAAACAAGAAACAGGTAACCACAACCGATTCTAAAGGCGAGTTTACCCTTAAAGGGGTCGACGAGAAAGCAATCCTGGTGATCAGCTACGTGGGCTACGAAGATCAGGAAGTAAGTATTTCAAATCCTCCGGGAAATCTACAGATCTATCTGAAGGCCTCAGTGTCAGGTCTTGAAGAGATACAAGTTACCATCAATACCGGTTACCAGCAAATCAAGCCCGAACAAAGCACAGGAAGTATATCGGTGCTCAACAGGAAGGAATACGAGAGCCGGATCAATACCACCGATTTTTTAACCGGACTGCAGAACAAGATCCCTGGGCTGCTCATCAATAACGATATCACGTTTGAAGGCAACAACCTTTTCCAGATCCGCGGTATCTCTACAATTACGGGTAACAAGAGTCCGCTTATCATCCTCGATGGCTATCCTACTGACCTTTCCCTGCAAATGATTGATCCTAACGAAATAGAATCCGTCACCGTCCTTAAAGACGCAGCTGCAGCCACCATTTATGGTGCCCGCTCTTCCAATGGTGTCATCATCGTAGAGCGTAAAAAAGCAAAAATCGGCAACACGCAGGTACAGTTCAGAAGCACCGCAGGCTTCAGGCCCAAAGAAGACTACACCCGTTACCGCTGGGCCGATAATGCCTCGGAGATCGTCACCAATTATGAAAAGATTAAAAATATGAACGCCGCAGCAAACCTATGGGCAAGACATAAAACGGCACAAGGCGGCATAAATAATTACAGTCCCGGAGTGCTGATCATGCACCACTGGCGTTCATCAACCGGCGCCATATCGGAAGAGGAGCGCGACCGGCAACTGGCAGAACTTGCTTCATATAATAATGCTGCCGACTATAGCGACCTGTTCCTGCGCAGTTCTTCAGATCAGACCTACAATCTCGACTTATCCGGCGGTACTGATCGCGTCCTGTACTATGTTACGGCCAATTACACAGGCAGAAACGCCACACAGGTAAAAAATGACGATGGAATTTTTCGTCTATCGGGTCGCAGCACAGTAAAAATATCCAATAAACTGTCGGTCGAACTCAACACCGATCTACAGAGCATCAACAAAACGACGGTGCCGCTGCCCGACATCAATAAAGTAATGCCATACGAACGCTTTCAGGATGCGGCGGGCAATCCGGCTGCCCTGTACCAGCTTTCAAAAGTAACTCCAATTTATAATGAATACATCATGTCGCTCGGATTGCGCGACAACCTGTACTATCCGCTTCGGGAAATGAACGAAGTGAGCGACAAGACACGCGGAAGCAATAACCGTGTAACCACCAATTTCCGGTACAACACAGGTAATGGCCTTAATTTCAGTGTAGGTGGCGTATTCGAGAGCGCCCGGACCGATATCAGGCACCTGGCCTCGGAAAACTCTGCCGAGGTCAACCAGATCGTAAATTATTACACCAAGCCCGGCACAGGCGGCGCATTGATTTACAACGTCCCGCGCGGTGCTTTCCTCAAGCAGACAACAGCCTCAACCCAGGGTTTTACCTTAAGGACGCAGGCCAATTATGATAAAGAAGTGGCTAAAGATCACATGATTAATGTTATACTGGGCGCTGAAATGCGTAAAACGGTCAACAACTCTAACCTGGCGTCGTATTTTGGATATAACGACCAGACCCTGATTAATCAGGCTGTTGATTTCAGGGCGATCACCAACAACTTCGGTCCAACTTACGCCAATATCAACGGGCCCCAGGCTTATAACAACCTTTTCAAACACACCTATCTCGACGACAGGTACGTATCAGGTTACTCCAACCTGGTTTATTCCTACAAGAGCAAATACTCTGCTACTGGTAGTATCCGGATAGACCAGTCAAACCTTTTTGGTAACGACCCCAAGTATAAGTACAAGCCACTCTGGTCGGTAGGCGCGGCATGGAACATTAATAAAGAAGATTTTATGCAAAACCTGGCCTGGGTGCGGTCGCTCAAACTCAGAGCTGCCTACGGTTTTAACGGCAACGTTGCCAAGGAAGCGCTTCCGGAAGTTATTGCATCCGATGGACTTAACACCTTAAATCCATCACTATCCATTCCAAACCTAAGTCTGCTGGCATACGCCAACAGTGGTCTGCGGTGGGAACAAACCCGCAACTTTAACCTTGGTCTCGACTACGAGCTCTTCAAAGGAATCCGAGGGGGTATCGACTTTTATCAGAAACAAAGTACTGATGTCCTTGCGATCAATCAGATCGATGCTTCCAAGGGAGGTACGTCGGCCCTCATAAACGAAGCTTCCATACGTAACCGTGGTATAGAGCTGAATCTTCAGGCCGACTGGATCACCCGTCGCAGGTTTAACTGGAATACCGGTTTCGTGCTGGCCAACAACACCAGCAAAGTATTGCAGGTGTACAACGTCAACATCAACGACAAGAGTCCGTCATGGCAATATGTAGCCGGGGCCAATTCCAATTATGTGAAAGGCTATGCCGTAGGAACCATATTCAACTACCGGTATGCCAGACTCGATGAAACAGGGTATCCGATGATTTACGATAAAGATGGCAATGCAAAACGCTATCACACCAACGACGCGGGCATCGACGACCTGTCTTACGCCGGCAGCTCCATCCCTGTCATCAACTTCGGGATCAGTAACCGGGTCGACATCGGCAACTTCTATGCCTATGCCATGGTCAACTACTTCGGAAACTTCAAAACAAAAGTGCCAATCCCCGATGCCTCAATGGTTCGCCCCCTCCAGGGTGCCGACAATTATTGGAAACAAGCTGGCGACGAGGCCGATCCTAACATGCTTCCCGATGTGACGTCTTCCATGGGTGCGCAGTATTACTTCTTCCTGGCGGGTACCGACAGGTATACGGTAAACGGCTCCTATCTTACTTTGGGCGATCTTACTGCGGCCTATAGTTTCCGCGGAAGTGCATTCCTGAAGCGGGTAAAATTGAGCAACCTCGAAATCAGGGCACAGGCCTCCAATGTATTCACTGTTGGATTTAATGATTACAACTACAGCGTAGCTACCGGCTCCTACGCCAAGTCATACATGACGCCAACATACACAGGTTCCCTGTTAGTCAACTTTTAA
- a CDS encoding RagB/SusD family nutrient uptake outer membrane protein, translating into MKSIIKKWSALLLLPLFVLSSCDKYLDVQPKGKRLLKSIGDFNLWLDNTTALAYAIPNEINMLDDRLDLATIKTPPSGTSDLIYVWAQQYAAETFTAPVIWKDFYETIYYFNTVILEIDGAVGGSEEQKKSLKAEALLGRAFSYLYLVNLYGKPYNPATAGQDLAVPFVTSNDLNTPTPDRSTVKEIYDHIIADIEAALPALPKNNNPNRFRGSIAAGYSILARTYLYMGDYPKAAANAQLALDNGQNTGLDYSVMPSASGISNLVNRPGAIYGRLLKTTYTTYTPTLSFMKTFNTKDLRLAYYYLYTTDYSFTKRGEPMHFAMGINYSNAFPNCGTTVEEMRLIMAESAARGGDLPKAIEELHQVRKTRFKPADYQKFESADKELVLQKVLTERSLEFAFNAMRWFDMRRLDAEGRMPAVNRYDGQNNLIATLPPRSNKYTLQIPMQVMYFNPGWTQNAWD; encoded by the coding sequence ATGAAAAGTATAATCAAAAAATGGTCTGCACTCCTGCTGCTTCCATTGTTCGTGTTAAGCTCGTGCGACAAATACCTTGACGTACAGCCAAAAGGCAAAAGATTACTGAAGTCGATCGGCGACTTTAACCTCTGGCTCGACAATACCACTGCACTTGCCTATGCCATTCCCAATGAAATCAATATGCTCGATGATCGTCTTGATCTTGCGACCATAAAAACGCCCCCTTCGGGCACAAGCGACCTGATCTATGTCTGGGCGCAGCAGTATGCCGCCGAAACGTTTACCGCACCGGTTATATGGAAAGACTTCTACGAAACCATCTATTATTTCAATACCGTAATTCTGGAGATTGATGGCGCAGTAGGAGGAAGCGAGGAGCAGAAGAAAAGCCTGAAGGCAGAAGCATTGCTTGGCAGGGCATTCAGCTACCTGTACCTGGTCAACCTCTACGGCAAACCGTACAATCCGGCTACGGCCGGGCAGGACCTCGCCGTGCCTTTCGTAACGTCCAACGACCTCAACACACCTACACCAGACCGGTCTACCGTAAAGGAAATTTATGATCATATCATTGCTGATATCGAAGCGGCCTTGCCGGCACTTCCCAAAAACAACAATCCCAATCGGTTCAGGGGCTCTATTGCCGCAGGGTACAGCATCCTGGCGCGTACCTATCTGTATATGGGCGACTATCCCAAGGCGGCAGCCAACGCGCAACTGGCGCTCGATAATGGTCAGAATACCGGTCTCGACTACTCCGTCATGCCAAGTGCATCGGGCATCAGCAACCTGGTGAACCGCCCCGGCGCTATTTACGGACGCTTATTGAAGACCACCTATACCACTTATACCCCAACGCTGAGCTTTATGAAGACTTTCAATACCAAAGACCTTAGGCTAGCCTATTACTACCTCTATACAACCGACTACAGCTTTACCAAGCGGGGCGAACCTATGCATTTTGCTATGGGCATCAATTATTCCAATGCTTTTCCCAACTGTGGCACCACAGTAGAGGAGATGCGGCTGATCATGGCCGAAAGTGCTGCCAGAGGGGGCGACCTCCCCAAGGCTATCGAGGAGCTTCATCAGGTACGCAAAACACGCTTTAAGCCGGCCGACTATCAGAAGTTCGAGTCGGCCGACAAAGAATTGGTGCTTCAGAAAGTTCTTACAGAGCGAAGTTTAGAGTTCGCCTTCAATGCCATGCGCTGGTTTGATATGCGCCGGCTCGATGCAGAAGGACGCATGCCGGCGGTAAACCGTTACGACGGGCAGAACAACCTCATCGCCACCCTGCCGCCGCGAAGCAATAAATACACCCTGCAGATCCCGATGCAGGTCATGTA